GGCGGCTTTAGTTGTCGTAGATACTGTAGTTGTAGCCTCTGCAGTTGTGGCGGCTTCAGTTGTCGTAGATACTGTAGTTGTTGCCTCTGCAGTTGTGACGGCTTCAGTTGTCGTAGATACTGTAGTTGTTGCCTCTGCAGTTGTGGCGGGTTCCGTTGTCGTAGATACTGTAGTTGTTGCCTCTGTAGTTGATGCGGCTTCAGTTGTCGTAGATACTGTAGTTGTTGCCTCTATAGTTGTGGCGGCTTCAGTTGTCGTAGATACTGTAGTTTGTGCCTCTGCAGTTGTGGCGCCATCAGTTGTCGTAGATACTGTAGTTGTTGCCTCTGCAGTTGTGGCGGCTTCAGTTGTCGTAGATACTGTAGTTGTTGCCTCTATAGTTGTGGCGGCTTCAGTGGTCGTAGATACTGTAGTTTGTGCCTCTGTAGTTGTGGCGCCATCAGTTGTTGAAGACACTGAAGTTGTTGCATCTGCAGTTGTGACAGCTTCAGTTGTCGTAGATACTGTAGTTGTTGCCACTGCAGTTATTGCGGCTTCAGTTGTAGTCGCTACTGTAGTTTTTGCCTCTGCAGTTGTGGCGGCTTCAGTTGTCATAGATACTGTAGTTGTTGCATCTGCAGTTGTGGCGGCTTCACTTGTCGTAGACACTGTAGTTGTTTCCTCTGCTGTTGTTGCGGCTTCAGTTGTCGTAGATACTGTAGTTGTTGCCTCTGCAGTTGTGACAGCTTCAGTTGTCGAAGATACTGTAGTTGTTGCCTCTGCAGTTGTGGCGGCTTCAGTTGTCGTAGATACTGTAGTTGTTGACTCTGCAGTTGTGGCGCCATCAGTTGTTGAAGACACTGAAGTTGTTGCATCTGCAGTTGTGACAGCTTCAGTTGTCGTAGATACTGTAGTTGTTGCCTCTGCAGTTGTGGCGGCTTCAGTTGTCATAGATACTGTAGTTGTTGCCTCTGCAGTTGTGGCGGCTTCACTTGTCGTAGACACTGTAGTTGTTTCCTCTGCAGTTGTTGCGGCTTCAGTTGTCGTAGATACTGTAGTTGTTGCCTCTGCAGTTGTGGCGGCTTCAGTTGTCGAAGATACTGTAGTTGTTGCCTCTGCAGTTGTGGCGGCTTCAGTTGTCGTAGATACTGTAGTTGTAGCCTCTGCAGTTGTGGCGGCTTCCGTTGTGCGGTTCGTGTCGGATACTGTGTTTGCCTCAGTGTGCTTCTGAAGTCGCTACTGTTGTCGTTGCCTCTGCAGTTGTAACAGCTTCAGTTGTAGTAGCTACTCTTGATGTGGCTTCtactgttgttgttgttgcctCAGCCGTCGCTGTGTCTACAGTTGTTGTCGTTGCTGTTTCAGCTGTTGTCGTTGCTGCTTCAgatgttgttgttgctgtttcAGTTGTTGTAGCTGCTTCAGTTGTTATCGTTGCTACTGCAGTTGTCGCTGGttcagttgttgttgttgatgtttcagATGCTGTCTCAGATGTTGTTGTTTCTACTTTATTTGTTGTCGATGCTGCTTCAGTTGTTGTCGTTGCTGGCTCAGTTGTTGTAGTTTCTGGCTCagttgttgttgctgctgctTCAGTTGTTGTAGCTGAtacagttgttgttgttgctgcttCAGTTGTTGCTGCTTCAGTTGTCGTTGCCGTCTCAGTTGTTGTCGTTGCTGGCTCAGTTGGTGTTGTTGCTGTTTCAGTTGTTGTTGCTGTCTCAGTTGTTGTCGTTGCTGTCTCagttgttgttgctgctgctTCAGTTGTTGTTGTTATCTCAGTTGTTGTTGCTGCTTCAGTTGTACTCGTTGCTGGTTCAGTTGTCGTTGTTGTTGTCTCAGTTGTTGTCGTTGCTGCTTCAGCTGTTGTTGTTGCGAGCTCAGATGTTGTTGCTGCTgcatttgttgttgttgctgctgcagttgttgttgttgctgcttCAGTTGTTGTCGTTGCTGGCTCAGTTGTTGTCGTTGCTGTCTCAGTTGTTGTCGTTGCTGCCTCAGTTGTTGTCGTTGCTGTCtcagttgttgttgttgctgcttCTGTTGTTGTCGTTGCGGGCTCAGatgttgttgttgctgctgcagttgttgttgttactgtttCAGTTGTTGTCGTTGCTGCTTCAGCTGTTGTCGTTGCTGCTTCAGTTGTTGTTGCTGCTccagttgttgttgttgctgcttCAGTTGTTGTCGTTGCTGTCTCAGTTGTTGTCGTTGCTGTCTCAGTTGTTGTCGTTGCAGTCtcagttgttgttgttgctgcttCAGTTGTTGTTGCTGCTccagttgttgttgttgctgcttCAGTTGTTGTCGTTGCTGGCTCAGTTGTTGTCGTTGCTGTCtcagttgttgttgttgctgcttCAGTTGTTGTCGTTGCGGGCTCAGatgttgttgttgctgctgcagttgttgttgttactgtttCAGTTGTTGTCGTTGCTGCTTCAGCTGTTGTCGTTGCTGTCTCAGTTGTTGTTGCTGCTccagttgttgttgttgctgcttcagttgttgttgttgctgtctCAGTTGTTGTCGTTGCTGCCtcagttgttgttgttgctgtctCAGTTGATGTTGCTGCttcagttgttgttgttgctgcttCAGTTGTTGTCGTTACTGCttcagttgttgttgttgctgcttCAATTGTTGTCGTTGCTGCTTCAGATGTTGTCGTTGCTGCCtcagttgttgttgttgctgcttCAGTTGTTGTCGTTGCTGTCTCAGTTGTTGTCGATGCTGGCTCAGTTGTTGTCGTTGCTGGCTCAGTTGTTGTCGTTGCTGCTTCAGTTGTGGTCGTTACTGCTTCAGTTGTTGTCGTTGCTGCTTCAGATGTTGTCGTTGCTGCCTCAGTTGTTGTTGTCGCTGTCtcagttgttgttgttgctgtctcagttgttgttgttgctgcttCAGTTGTTGTCATTGCTGGCTCAGTTGTTGTCGTTGCTGCTTCAGATGTTGTCGTTGCTGGCTCAGTTGTTGTTGCTGCTTCAGTTGATGTTGTTGCTGCttcagttgttgttgttgtttctgcTCCAGTTGTCGTTGCTGCTTCAGTTGTTGTCGTTGCTGCTTCAGATGTTGTTGTTGCTGTCTCAGTTGTTGTCGTTGCAGTCTCAGTTGTTGTTGCTGCTTCAGTTGTTGTCGTTGCTGCCtcagttgttgttgttgttgctatCTCAGTTGTTGTCGTTGCTGCCtcagttgttgttgttgctgcttCAGTTGTTGTCGTTGCTGGCTCAGTTGTTGTCGTTGCTGCTTCAGATGTTGTCGTTGCTGGCTCAGTTGTTGTTGCTGCTTCAGTTGATGTTGTTGCTGCTtgagttgttgttgttgctgcttCAGTTGTCGTTGTTGCTGTCTCAGTTGTTGTCGTTGCAGTCtcagttgttgttgttgctgcttCAGTTGTTGTCGTTGCTGCTTCAGATGTTGTTGTTGCTGTCTCAGTTGTTGTCGTTGCTGCTTcggttgttgttgttgtttcttcAGTTGTTGTAGCCACTTCTGTAGTTGTTGTGGCTGCTGTTGCCTCTACTGTTGATGTTATCGCTTCAGTAGTTGTCGCAGAGTTGACGGGTGTCAAAATCATACTAATTATCACCACAGATATCACCCACGCCGTCATCATTCGCCGGATTTCCATTTTCGATATTTATAATctgaaacaaaagaaaaacaaattagCATATCGATTCCCCGCTGATTTCATGTAGTAGATTAGACCTTATCCTTTTATTTCTGAATGTTTTGTGATTTTGATTTATAAGAACGACTACACTTATGTAAACACCGGCCGTGGATCTTCAAAAAGTGGTGTTTGTGCCTATTAATGGGACGATTTTGCGTAAACCTGAAACCAAcgtaagtacatatgtataccGACTTTGAGATAAATGACATAACAATACCTGTGTAACGTCACTATACTGCCACAATACTTcgtgttgttatttgtttacaaTTCAAAGAGAAGTCGTCAAAGTCCGTAACAGAGACTAAAATGTATACATTCGGCTCAGGGCTGACATAATGAATACTTGAACACAGCAATACCATGACCAGCATAATCGGACGCAAGTGTCCATACCTAAcccaacattaacgtgtagtcTACCCGTCCATTCTGGTAAATCAATAGTGGTTGGATATATTCCTAGATGTTTTATTATCTTTATCGATTTATTGATTACAACTAGAATTTAAAAATAGCGGCTGTCATTCCTTGATATGGTCAATACATATATGAAAAGGTCACTTCTTCTAAAGGAGCATACAAGTCATCACTATTCAGGGTGACATATCAACAGTGGGGCCATGATGGCCAACACATCCCTTCCAGAGAAAAAAGGAGAATTTCCCAATTGTTCCGTACCCAAGATAACGTGAATAACAACATTCTTATATTCAGGAAACAGGGTAATGGGAAAAAAACTAATGAACAATTAATAAAACCTACGTTTACATGACGACATATTGCTCCATATTGAAGACAATGCGTGCTTAAGATCAAGGatttctcacttataaatccctGTAAGATGTAACAGAAACTAATATAGGTCTCGAACACGAGTCAGGTGAAATGACCGATACATTTCAAACATTGGTAAATGCAATTGGCAAGATCAATTCTTAGCTTGAAATACTAGAGGATGGACATATGACCACCATCACAAACACCGGACTCTCTCTTACACCTACTAGATCTAGGATAGGGAGAGGCCGCTAGCCAGGGGAGAGGACAATAAGTACAGCCAATGCTATCAATGAACATAACGCGGTAAGGTTTACATTCAAAGgctattgtattacatgtacctacTCTGTGTAACGGGTGTGACACGGTCAGACTCGCATCAGTGATTACACACGTTACATAATGTTAGAGAGCGTATTAAACCGCTtatcatatatagattaaacgatgtgttttttttttttttttttttttttttttatttcatccgaatgcataacaagcatatagggaacagtacaattattatcattataatatgacatacaatgtatacaagtataagatggcggaggacaatatttcagtatttcaatatactaataagctacatatgtataaaagacGTGATCACAACAGAACCTACGTTGATGCTGACGGCAAATAaaaaagcaattttatcatttaattaattgtgagcagagtttttcttttttctgttgcacgaaacaaaaagttacccaacatattcaaaattttaacatctttactagagaataattctataaacttatgcacgcttggtctatgataaaaatatctgttaatgtatttttctcttaattcagaatatgccggacagagaagaacaaaatgtacttcatcttcgacgtcatttttatcacataatgaacaagtcctttgatttctagGAATATTATTATAACGTCCGGATTCGATATTAAGACTATGACATTGCATACGGAATTGGCTTAAAAACTTCttgaatttattatttacaggcttaattaaatagaactgtgtacaaaaattatcaacaatatgtttatacaaataacatttaggaGATACATCAAACGCACTATATAATTCttgaacaaaaacatcattaatacGTTGGtggtatatttgcaaaaaatgattttcatttaaaacacattgatttttcCAAACATATCCAAATCCCAAACTACAAAGTTCGTGCTTAATATGATAGACCCAATTCGTTTTACAATGAGGTTTTCTGCTATTCAATTCGACTAGTGCATCATAACAAGATTTCAGAAtgcaattgtttgttttcaatagttttaaccaatatttcataacagCTGTCTTACGTTGAACATACAATGAATATCTACCCGTTTCGAAAAACACCATAGATGTATTGACTGTTTTTCTAACATTAAGTATGTCTTTAAGGAAAAGGAGGTGAATTTTTTCAACTTGGGGCGAAACATCTTGCCCCCACACTTCACAACCATaatttaatatgcatgtaacatatgtatcaaataaggatatttttgtttctgtgttaagacaaaagtttttcatttttctttttaattgaaaGTATGCTTTCCTGCCTTGAGACGCTAATGTATCTTGTGCTACAGCAAATCttccattaaaattaaaaaccaaacccAGGTAACAAAACTTATCAACAATTTCTATAGATTTATCATTGAAAGTCCATGTTTCGCCAGGTAATATTCTTCTCCTTTtcctaaatataacaatttttgttttatctgtgtTTACTTTTAAGTTCCATTTAACTGTGTAAGTCTGTAGACAGTTGAGCATATGCTGGAGGTCAATAGCGTCTTCGGAAAATAAGACTGTATCGTCTGCATACATTAGCATAAAAAGATTAAGTAACTGTAAGGGGTAACTTTGACAATTCGAGTTTATAAATTCACTTtccatatcatttacaaataaagaatatagcATGGGAGACAAAGATTCCCCTTGTAATAAACCGACATGCAAATCGAACATGGCGGATAGTTTACCATTTAGTTTCACGCATGAACgtacattatcataaattgatgaaattacatTAAGTAATCGCCCTCTAATACCACTTTTCCAAAGTTTA
This genomic window from Argopecten irradians isolate NY chromosome 4, Ai_NY, whole genome shotgun sequence contains:
- the LOC138320584 gene encoding mucin-22-like → MEIRRMMTAWVISVVIISMILTPVNSATTTEAITSTVEATAATTTTEVATTTEETTTTTEAATTTTETATTTSEAATTTTEAATTTTETATTTTETATTTTEAATTTTQAATTSTEAATTTEPATTTSEAATTTTEPATTTTEAATTTTEAATTTTEIATTTTTEAATTTTEAATTTETATTTTETATTTSEAATTTTEAATTTGAETTTTTEAATTSTEAATTTEPATTTSEAATTTTEPAMTTTEAATTTTETATTTTETATTTTEAATTTSEAATTTTEAVTTTTEAATTTTEPATTTTEPASTTTETATTTTEAATTTTEAATTTSEAATTTIEAATTTTEAVTTTTEAATTTTEAATSTETATTTTEAATTTTETATTTTEAATTTTGAATTTETATTTAEAATTTTETVTTTTAAATTTSEPATTTTEAATTTTETATTTTEPATTTTEAATTTTGAATTTEAATTTTETATTTTETATTTTETATTTTEAATTTTGAATTTEAATTTAEAATTTTETVTTTTAAATTTSEPATTTTEAATTTTETATTTTEAATTTTETATTTTEPATTTTEAATTTTAAATTTNAAATTSELATTTAEAATTTTETTTTTTEPATSTTEAATTTEITTTTEAAATTTETATTTTETATTTETATTPTEPATTTTETATTTEAATTEAATTTTVSATTTEAAATTTEPETTTTEPATTTTEAASTTNKVETTTSETASETSTTTTEPATTAVATITTEAATTTETATTTSEAATTTAETATTTTVDTATAEATTTTVEATSRVATTTEAVTTAEATTTVATSTEAATTAEATTTVSTTTEAATTAEATTTVSSTTEAATTAEATTTVSTTTEAATTAEETTTVSTTSEAATTAEATTTVSMTTEAATTAEATTTVSTTTEAVTTADATTSVSSTTDGATTAESTTTVSTTTEAATTAEATTTVSSTTEAVTTAEATTTVSTTTEAATTAEETTTVSTTSEAATTADATTTVSMTTEAATTAEAKTTVATTTEAAITAVATTTVSTTTEAVTTADATTSVSSTTDGATTTEAQTTVSTTTEAATTIEATTTVSTTTEAATTAEATTTVSTTTDGATTAEAQTTVSTTTEAATTIEATTTVSTTTEAASTTEATTTVSTTTEPATTAEATTTVSTTTEAVTTAEATTTVSTTTEAATTAEATTTVSTTTKAATTAEAPTTVATTTEAATTAESTTTVSTTTEAATTAEATTTVSTTTEGATTVEVPTTVSTTTEATTTAEATTKVATTEAATTAGATTTVAATTETATTVASTTNSVTSAEATTAIAATTPPATTPPATTSPTTTTAATTTTVPPVDPNTQQASIITVVFPITSPTNLSDTTTQSYTAFRADILALLTQHYSRFVTGFIRVIIISLQSGSVIAKHEVVTEKTEAAASALANTLTDIGTQKVSFSLNNQTVSASSVTIERPSQTDIVISPTTDKCLVFDRTYTCTSGSVCQVVNGNAQCVLSETSDGFDLVVGLGVGIPLAFIACLIAIITCIYAKRSRRRGSKDLENFDRTLVGGMPYPSGIAPKFNTWGRPAYYHPGGWHDPDSDSESSENNRKRTRREADLYQGRDFYAYDNPDTSNFSWDFMYQYVDPKQKYKIQRPNADLSPNPVYVKK